The Corvus moneduloides isolate bCorMon1 chromosome 28, bCorMon1.pri, whole genome shotgun sequence genome contains a region encoding:
- the S1PR4 gene encoding sphingosine 1-phosphate receptor 4 — MNAPVLSRLVNRSLLLPLDSAQHAELRLDLLGTKASCLQLAAMRNVNIILQHYNFSGKLTNRQSGDERMGLVRTTFAIISSIIILENLLVLLAVLRRLRARRWVYSCIASITVSDLLAGIAYLSNLCLSGRKTFQLSPQLWFLREGILFITLAASTFSLLVTAIERYSTMVRPIAENEASKTLRLRGLIVSCWLLAFVIGLLPLLGWNCLCDFQACSVLLPLYSKNYILFSVVMFSIILLGIIGLYISIFHLVQASSKQTSSRHSRRRSLRLLKTVLMILGAFILCWSPLFVLLLFDVFCEPGACTHLHSLDWTLALALLNSGVNPIIYSLRSVEIRRAVGSLLCCCCVRVGLCKPGSCLVISDINSGSSTESSLRYRESFRSSVAWNARPRAPLSSNSSMMSNLPSL; from the coding sequence ATGAATGCTCCAGTGCTGAGCAGGCTGGTGAATCgctccctcctccttccactGGACTCTGCTCAACATGCCGAGCTCAGACTCGACCTGCTCGGCACGAaagcctcctgcctgcagctggctgcCATGAGGAACGTGAACATCATCCTGCAGCACTACAACTTCTCAGGCAAGCTCACCAACCGGCAGTCTGGGGACGAGCGCATGGGGCTGGTCCGCACCACCTTTGCCATCATCAGCAGCATCATCATCCTGGAGaacctgctggtgctgctggccgTGCTGCGCCGCCTGCGGGCCCGGCGCTGGGTCTACTCCTGCATCGCCAGCATCACCGTCAGCGACCTGCTGGCAGGGATCGCCTACCTCTCCAACCTCTGCCTCTCGGGCAGGAAGACCTTCCAGCTCTCTCCTCAGCTCTGGTTCCTGCGGGAGGGCATCCTCTTCATCACCTTGGCTGCCTCCACCTTCAGCCTGCTGGTGACGGCCATCGAGCGCTACAGTACCATGGTGAGGCCGATTGCCGAGAACGAAGCCAGCAAGACCCTGCGCCTGCGTGGCCTCATCgtgtcctgctggctgctggcctTCGTCATCGGGCTGCTCCCGCTGCTGGGCTGGAACTGCCTCTGTGACTTCCAGGCCTGCTCGGTGCTCCTGCCTCTCTACTCCAAGAACTACATCCTTTTCTCCGTGGTCATGTTCAGCATCATCCTCCTGGGTATCATCGGCCTCTACATCTCCATCTTCCATCTGGTGCAGGCCAGTTCCAAGCAAACCAGCTCTCGGCACAGCCGCAGACGCTCCTTGCGCTTGCTGAAGACTGTGCTGATGATCCTGGGGGCCTTCATCCTCTGCTGGAGTCCCCTCtttgtcctgctgctctttgaTGTCTTCTGTGAGCCCGGGGCCTGCACCCACCTGCACAGCCTGGACTGGACCCTGGCTCTGGCCTTGCTGAACTCGGGGGTCAATCCCATCATTTATTCCCTGCGGAGTGTGGAGATTCGCCGTGCCGTGGGgagcctgctgtgctgctgctgtgtcaggGTTGGGCTCTGCaagcctgggagctgcctggtCATCTCAGACATCAATTCTGGCTCGTCCACGGAGAGCTCCCTGCGCTACCGGGAGAGCTTCCGCAGCTCCGTGGCGTGGAACGCTCGGCCCAGGGCACCTCTCTCCAGCAACTCCAGCATGATGAGCAACCTCCCCAGTCTGTGA
- the LOC116435979 gene encoding mast cell protease 1A-like, whose protein sequence is MCQPRPLPALLLLLCCPWASASALRGQIVGGHEAQPHSHPYMAYLKIQGEGICGGFLVAPDWVMSAAHCMGNITVILGAHNIHKPEKTQQVRGVLKYHEHPEYNPSTMYNDIMLLQLTSKATLNDYVQTVPLPKTGSDLPTGTKCMIAGWGRIDEDRATNKLFETRVSIYSRRKCILFYPHLDSGMVCAGSFHELKDSSQGDSGGPLVCNKVAQGIVSFGYDSPPGVYTRISNYLPWIKKVMKK, encoded by the exons aTGTGCCAGCCACGgccgctgccagccctgctgctcctgctctgctgcccatgGGCCAGTGCCA GTGCTCTGCGGGGTCAGATTGTGGGCGGCCACGAGGCGCAGCCCCACTCCCACCCGTACATGGCGTACCTGAAGATACAAGGGGAAGGGATCTGTGGGGGCTTCCTGGTGGCCCCTGACTGGGTGATGTCAGCTGCACACTGCATGGG GAATATCACAGTCATCCTGGGGGCTCACAACATCCACAAAcctgaaaaaacccagcaggttCGGGGAGTCCTCAAGTACCACGAGCACCCTGAATACAACCCCAGCACGATGTACAACGACATCATGCTGCTCCAG cTAACCTCAAAGGCCACTCTCAATGACTACGTCCAGACGGTCCCACTGCCCAAGACCGGTAGCGACCTCCCCACGGGCACCAAGTGCATGATCGCCGGCTGGGGTCGGATCGATGAGGACAGGGCCACCAACAAGCTCTTTGAGACCAGAGTCTCCATCTACAGCCGCAGGAAATGCATCCTCTTCTACCCACACCTCGACTCTGGCATGGTCTGTGCTGGCAGCTTCCACGAGCTGAAGGATTCCAGCCAG GGAGATTCCGGTGGGCCCCTGGTATGCAATAAAGTGGCGCAAGGCATTGTTTCCTTTGGCTATGACTCCCCACCTGGGGTCTACACCCGCATCTCCAACTACCTTCCCTGGATCAAAAAAGTCATGAAGAAGtag
- the NCLN gene encoding nicalin — MLEEASEVLESVLKASCLPLSVLLFVPAVLLLLGPPPAAEAAHEFTVYRMQQYELGGQPYGTRSAVLNTEARTVEADVLSRRCVMMRLVDFSYEQYQKALRQSAGAVVIILPRSISSVPQDVVRQFMEIEPEMLAMETIVPVYFAVEDEELLSIYEQTRAASASQGSASAAEVLLHTATANGFQMVTSGAQSKAINDWLIPSVEGRLTGLGGEDLPTVVIVAHYDSFGVAPWLSHGADSNGSGISVLLELARLFSRLYTYRRTHAGYNLLFFASGGGKFNYQGTKRWLEDNLDHTDSSLLQDNVAFVLCLDTLGRGNSLHLHVSKPPKEGTLQHAFLRELEMVIASQFPEVKFSMVHKKINLAEDMLAWEHERFAIRRLPAFTISHLESHRDSLRNSIMDRRARIDTKALTRNTQIIAEALTRVIYNLTEKGAPADMQIFTDQMQIQQEQLESVMDWLSSQPRAAQLIDKDSTFLNTLEYYMGRYLKDVKQHHVKADKRDPEFVFYDQLKQVMNAYRVKPAIFDLLLAVCIAAYLGVAYVAVQHFGLLYKMIQRLSLKTKQQ; from the exons aTGCTGGAGGAGGCGAGCGAGGTGCTGGAGTCGGTGCTCAAGGCCTCGTGCCTCCCGCTCAGCGTCCTGCTCTTCGTGCCCGCcgtgctcctgctcctggggccgccgcccgccgccgagGCGGCGCACGAGTTCACGGTCTACCGCATGCAGCAGTACGAGCTGGGCGGACAGCCCTATG GCACCAGGAGCGCGGTGCTGAACACGGAGGCGCGCACCGTGGAAGCAGATGTGCTGAGCCGCCGCTGCGTCATGATGCGGCTGGTGGACTTCTCCTACGAGCAGTACCAGAAGGCTCTCCGCCAGTCAGCCGGGGCTGTGGTGATCATCTTGCCACGATCCATCTCCTCTGTCCCCCAGGATGTTGTGCGG CAATTCATGGAGATAGAGCCTGAAATGCTTGCTATGGAAACCATTGTGCCAGTCTACTTTGCAGTGGAAgatgaggagctgctgtctATCTATGAACAAACACGGGCTGCTTCTGCATCACAGGGCTCTGCCTCAGCTGCAGAAG ttctGCTGCACACGGCAACTGCCAATGGCTTCCAGATGGTGACCAGCGGGGCTCAAAGCAAAGCTATCAATGACTGGCTCATCCCCAGTGTGGAG GGAAGGCTGACAGGGTTGGGTGGAGAAGACTTGCCCACTGTTGTGATAGTTGCCCACTATGATTCCTTTGGAGTGGCTCCA TGGCTGTCCCATGGGGCTGACTCCAATGGCAGCGGaatctcagtgctgctggaactGGCCAGGCTGTTCTCTCGGCTctacacctacagaaggacCCATGCTGG GTATAACTTGCTGTTCTTTGCATCTGGAGGTGGCAAGTTTAATTATCAAGGAACTAAGCGGTGGCTGGAGGACAATTTGGACCACACTG attccagcctgctgcaggaCAATGTAGCATTTGTTCTCTGCCTTGACACTCTGGGCAGAGGCAATAGCCTTCATCTTCATGTCTCAAAGCCTCCCAAGGAGGGGACCTTGCAGCATGCATTTCTGAGAGAACTGGAGATG GTTATTGCCAGCCAGTTCCCAGAGGTGAAGTTTTCCATGGTGCACAAGAAGATCAACCTGGCTGAGGACATGCTGGCGTGGGAGCACGAGCGGTTCGCAATCCGGCGCTTGCCGGCGTTCACCATCTCCCACCTGGAGAGCCACCGGGACAGCCTGCGCAACAGCATCATGGACAGGAG GGCACGAATAGACACTAAAGCACTGACCAGGAATACTCAGATCATTGCTGAGGCTTTGACAAGGGTCATCTACAATCTAACAGAAAAG GGAGCACCTGCAGATATGCAGATTTTCACAGATCAGATG cagatcCAGCAGGAGCAACTGGAGTCAGTGATGGACTGGCTGAGCAgtcagcccagggctgcccagcTGATTGATAAAGACAGCACCTTCCTTAACACCTTAGAATATTATATGGGACGCTACCTGAAGGATGTCAAGCAGCATCATGTGAAGGCAGACAAACg GGACCCTGAGTTTGTTTTCTATGACCAGCTGAAGCAGGTGATGAATGCATACAG GGTCAAGCCAGCAATCTTTGACCTGCTTCTGGCTGTCTGTATTGCAGCCTACCTTGGCGTTGCCTATGTTGCAGTGCAG CACTTTGGTCTCCTTTACAAGATGATACAGAGATTATCCCTTAAAACCAAGCAGCAGTGA